A genomic window from Pocillopora verrucosa isolate sample1 chromosome 7, ASM3666991v2, whole genome shotgun sequence includes:
- the LOC131792404 gene encoding extracellular calcium-sensing receptor yields MMFARIVVWLFCIDQLAALKEFKRAFQAGDAMLGGLTVLHYKDSNDKCGLGFFPVGLGHAEAMIFTIEQINNDPSLLPNVTLGFDIRDYCETVSVAVKETYDFVRDADLYHMYTNRNFSMDNETALCYSRDAVAPVSTILGPYDSASAVQISSLLSMAKIPIISFAATSDELSSNQYPYFLRTVPPDRQQARVQADLFEYFKWTYIGTVALDDSYGRFGVSALQKEAYNRGTFCLAFSEFIPRLRAATDMWQIVSRIKQQRSVKVIVVWVFGGYAKLFFEEVHRQKLGRRTWILGDGTSTEDSGLLGPLFRLLDGAIGVQPRDRKGETFLNHLYSLTPNKTHLGRNPWWDEYWKKFRSCTLDADSAADPRCSNVPLSHNEVSKLFDPYLGYLIDAIFAVAFALDKQFRCRASDREPPGKACSDRKDLLSHLKNVSFPGLTGVVEFDREGDPKNSFFEIVNIQINSKGIAKKALVGFWNSVKKPRLSLNDSAIKWANATFATTVQSSFCSQVCPPGTRQEVTTSCCWKCVTCPGGTVSKSPGSTNCTECSHKQKPNDDKTKCEDLPVKNLHFRDAAGVFLSCVTALGFCVTVAMFLVFVQYRETPIVKASNRQLSFLLLATIFSSFTLALLSIAEPTDSICRLIQFSRYAIYTTFVSILWLKSVRIFVLLQVDSSEMPFQSYISRVKYQVGLVALVNIVDIVLLTAWFASDPPYRNEKIQPTQFIFYTCKLYGSSVGKSLYFMVCSYVLLLSLLSSFYAFKVRKVPDNFNEARFIGFSLYIILLSALCYYSVDFSMQEGWYVSVIACSTTLVDSFGLLGCMFIPKAFNILFHPERNKKEFIGAQITAYVWRNTKLANVNTRDGRPEISQST; encoded by the coding sequence ATGATGTTTGCTCGAAtagttgtttggttgttttgtatTGACCAACTCGCCGCCTTGAAGGAATTTAAGAGAGCTTTTCAAGCTGGTGATGCCATGCTTGGCGGACTCACAGTGTTACATTACAAGGATTCGAACGACAAATGCGGTTTAGGCTTCTTTCCTGTTGGTCTCGGCCACGCTGAAGCTATGATCTTCACGATCGAACAGATCAACAATGACCCTTCATTGCTTCCGAATGTTACTCTCGGCTTCGACATCCGTGACTACTGCGAAACTGTGTCTGTTGCCGTTAAAGAAACATACGACTTCGTGCGAGATGCAGATTTGTATCATATGTATACGAACAGAAATTTCAGCATGGATAACGAAACAGCTTTGTGCTACAGCAGAGATGCTGTTGCTCCTGTTTCCACGATTCTTGGGCCGTACGACTCGGCGAGCGCTGTTCAGATTTCAAGTCTTCTCAGCATGGCCAAAATCCCAATAATAAGCTTTGCTGCAACAAGCGACGAGCTTAGTTCCAATCAATATCCATACTTCTTAAGAACAGTTCCGCCTGACAGACAACAAGCGAGAGTGCAAGCAGATCTGTTTGAATACTTCAAATGGACGTATATTGGTACGGTAGCTCTGGATGATTCTTACGGGCGGTTTGGCGTCTCTGCGTTACAGAAAGAGGCGTATAATCGAGGAACCTTTTGCTTGGCCTTTTCAGAGTTTATTCCGCGTCTTCGTGCTGCTACTGATATGTGGCAGATTGTGTCACGCATTAAACAGCAGCGCAGTGTCAAAGTCATCGTGGTGTGGGTCTTCGGTGGATATGCGAAGCTTTTCTTCGAAGAAGTTCACAGGCAGAAGCTCGGGCGACGGACCTGGATTCTCGGTGATGGAACGAGCACGGAGGATAGCGGGCTGCTTGGACCGTTATTTCGTCTACTGGACGGCGCCATTGGCGTTCAGCCACGCGATCGCAAAGGTGAAACTTTCCTGAATCACTTGTATTCCTTAACGCCGAATAAAACTCATTTAGGAAGGAATCCGTGGTGGGATGAATACTGGAAAAAATTTCGGAGTTGTACCCTTGACGCAGACAGCGCAGCCGACCCAAGGTGCTCTAATGTACCGTTGTCACACAATGAAGTTTCCAAATTGTTCGATCCTTACCTTGGCTACCTTATAGACGCCATATTTGCCGTGGCATTCGCCTTAGACAAGCAATTCAGGTGTCGCGCTTCAGACCGAGAGCCACCGGGGAAAGCATGCTCCGATAGAAAGGATCTGTTGTCCCACTTGAAAAATGTCAGTTTTCCAGGACTCACTGGCGTCGTAGAATTTGACCGCGAAGGTGATCCCAAGAATTCGTTCTTTGAAATTGTGAACATCCAAATAAATAGCAAGGGAATTGCAAAGAAGGCCCTGGTAGGATTTTGGAATAGTGTTAAGAAGCCAAGGTTGTCACTGAACGACTCTGCGATCAAATGGGCAAACGCCACTTTTGCTACAACGGTACAGTCTTCATTCTGCAGTCAAGTGTGTCCCCCCGGAACTAGGCAAGAGGTGACCACTTCATGTTGTTGGAAGTGCGTTACATGTCCGGGGGGCACAGTCAGCAAGTCACCTGGATCTACCAACTGCACGGAGTGCTCGCATAAACAAAAGCCGAACGACGATAAAACGAAATGCGAGGATCTGCCAGTGAAAAACCTTCACTTCAGAGATGCAGCTGGTGTATTCCTTTCTTGCGTGACAGCGCTAGGATTTTGCGTGACCGTGGCTATGTTTCTTGTGTTTGTGCAATACCGCGAGACACCAATTGTGAAAGCGTCGAATAGACAGCTCAGTTTTCTCCTTCTTGCTACGATCTTCTCCAGTTTTACTCTGGCGCTGTTGAGCATTGCAGAGCCAACTGATTCTATTTGTCGCTTGATTCAGTTTTCCCGGTACGCAATCTACACCACTTTTGTATCCATATTGTGGCTGAAGTCAGTTCGCATTTTCGTCCTTCTCCAAGTCGACAGTTCAGAGATGCCCTTTCAAAGTTACATTTCAAGAGTGAAATACCAAGTCGGTTTGGTTGCTCTAGTGAACATTGTTGACATCGTGCTGTTAACCGCATGGTTCGCTTCAGATCCGCCATACAGAAACGAGAAGATACAACCGACCCAGTTCATCTTCTACACGTGTAAACTGTACGGGTCGTCGGTCGGAAAATCGTTATATTTCATGGTCTGTTCGTATGTGTTGTTGCTTTCATTACTTTCGTCTTTTTATGCATTCAAAGTTCGCAAAGTGCCAGATAATTTCAACGAGGCGCGCTTCATCGGCTTCTCGCTTTACATAATTTTGTTGTCTGCACTGTGTTATTACTCGGTGGATTTCTCAATGCAGGAAGGTTGGTATGTTTCTGTTATAGCCTGCAGCACAACACTAGTGGATTCGTTTGGCCTGCTTGGTTGCATGTTTATTCCTAAAGCTTTCAATATCTTGTTCCATCCTGAAAGAAATAAGAAAGAGTTCATTGGGGCTCAGATCACCGCGTACGTTTGGCGGAACACGAAGTTAGCCAATGTGAATACGCGTGATGGCAGACCAGAGATCAGCCAAAGCACCTAA